Genomic DNA from Desulfonema ishimotonii:
TGGGTTTCCCGCTGTGCCGCAGCCTCATAGATGGTCAGGTCCGGCGGAATGGCCAGCGGCCAAAGGGCGGACTGAAGCCCGAAGTAGGCCGACAGAAACAGCAGCACGCTGCTGATAAAGGGCATCAGTTCCCTGCGCTTTTTCAGGCTCCGAAGCAGGAGGCCGAAGGCCACAAGCCCCAGCAGCGGGAAGTTCCAGACAAAATAGAGTCTCGGTTCGGTAAACCAGCGGGCGGTCAGGTCGGGGGCGTGATATGGGGTCCATATGCTGACCACGATCATAAAACATGCCACCGCCATCGCGGCCCAAAAGGCCTGTTTATAGGCCCGCTCCTGAACCGCGCCTTCGGTTTTGATGATCAGAAAGGTCGATCCCAGCAGGACGTAGCCGACGACCAGGGCGATCCCCACCATGACCGTGAACGGGTTGAGCCAGTCAAAGGGGCCGCCCGCAAAGGCGCCGTCCACGACCTTTATGCCGGAGATGTAGCCGCCCAGCACAAATCCCTGGTTGAGAACCGCCAGCAGACTGCCGAGAAAAAACGCCCAGTTCCAGAGATATTTTCGATTTGTGTTGATGCGGAACTCGAAGGCCACGCCCCGGAAGATCAGCCCGAACAGGAAGCTGAGCAGCGGGATATACAGGGCACTGAACAGGACCGTGTAGATCATGGGAAAAGCCGCAAACAGCGCGCCGCCGCCGAAGACGATCCAGGTCTGGTTGGCGTCCCAGATGGGCGCGATGCTGTTCATCAGCACATCCCGCTCTTCCTCGCTTTTGGCTGTGGGAAAGAGAATGCCGATCCCCAGACCGAATCCGTCCAAAATAACATAAAGAATGATGACAACGCCGACAAGCGCATTCCACAACTGAACGATATCCATTATCTCTCCTATGCCTCTTTGAGTGCGTCTTCAGTGGGTCTCATACCGGAAGGCCGCTGGACCGGGGGAATGGGGCTGTCGAGGTCCGGGCCGTTTTTCAGAATTTTCAGGATGTAGTAAAAATAGCTTGTCCCGATAATCGCGAAGAAGATCAGGAAGACTGAGAGCGACCAGATCACATTGCCTGCCGGGATAGGCGATACGCCCTCGGACGTCCGCATCAGGCCGTACAGCACCCAGGGCTGGCGTCCCACCTCTGTGGTGATCCAGCCCATGACCACGGCGATAAAGCCCAGGGGCTGAATGCAGATCAGGGCTTTCAGGAACAGGCGGCAGTCAAAAAGCCGTTTCCGCCACCAGAGGAGCAGTGCCCACGCCATGACGCCTGCGAAGATAAAGCCGATGCCCACCATGACCCGGAAGGACCAGTAGGTGATGAGTGCGTTGGGACGGTCCGCTTTGGGAAATTCTTTCAGTCCCTGAACCTTTCCGTCCGCTGAGTGGGTGATCAGCAGGCTGAGGGCGTTGGGGATGGCGATCTCAAAGTGATTTTTTTCCGCCTCCATGTCGGGAATGGCAAAGAGCCGGAGCGGCGCGCCCCCTTCGGTGTTGGTCTCCCAGTGGCCCTCCATTGCCGCCAGTTTGGCCGGCTGATGCTCGGCGGTGCTGAGGCCTTTCATGTCCCCGATAAAGACCTGAAGCGGTGCGAACAGGGCGGCCATCAGCAGGGCAATGCCCAGCGACCGGCGGTAAAATGCCGTATGTTCGCCTCTGAGCAGAAACCAGGCGCTGATACCGGCCACGGCAAAGGCCGCGGTTTCGTAGGAGGCCATCAGCATGTGGGACAGGTGGGTGGGAAATGCCGGGTTGAAGATCGCCTCCCGGAAGCTGGTAACCAGGAGTTTGCCGTCAATGATCTCAAAGCCGGTCGGGGTCTGCATCCAGGCATTGGCCGACATGATCCAGAAGGCGGAAAAGGTTGCGCCCGCGCCCACCAGTGCGGTGGAGAGAAAATGAACCAGGGGCGGAACCCGCTGCCAGCCGAAAAGCATGATTCCCAGAAAGCCTGCCTCCAGAAAAAAGGCGGTCATGCCCTCATAGGCAAGGAGCGGGGCAAAGACATTGGACACAAATTGTGAGAATCGGGCAAAATTGGTGCCGAATTCAAACTCCAGCGTGATGCCGGTGACCACGCCCACCGCGAAATGAACCGCAAACACTTTCACCCAGAAGCGATACATGCGGTAGTACATCTCATCTTTGGTCCGCAGCCAGAGGAACTCCGTGACCACAAGATAAAAGGCCAGGCCGATGGTCAGCGTGGGAAAGAGGATGTGAAAGGCGGTGGTAATGCCGAACTGCAAGCGTGAAAGCAATACAACGTCCATAAATATTCTCCATAAGCAGGTTAATCAGACAGGCCGAGGAGATGCGGAAGGCCGCTCA
This window encodes:
- the cydB gene encoding cytochrome d ubiquinol oxidase subunit II, whose amino-acid sequence is MDIVQLWNALVGVVIILYVILDGFGLGIGILFPTAKSEEERDVLMNSIAPIWDANQTWIVFGGGALFAAFPMIYTVLFSALYIPLLSFLFGLIFRGVAFEFRINTNRKYLWNWAFFLGSLLAVLNQGFVLGGYISGIKVVDGAFAGGPFDWLNPFTVMVGIALVVGYVLLGSTFLIIKTEGAVQERAYKQAFWAAMAVACFMIVVSIWTPYHAPDLTARWFTEPRLYFVWNFPLLGLVAFGLLLRSLKKRRELMPFISSVLLFLSAYFGLQSALWPLAIPPDLTIYEAAAQRETQIFTLWGVAIVLPVVLTYTIYSYRVFRGKVGGAEGYH
- a CDS encoding cytochrome ubiquinol oxidase subunit I, giving the protein MDVVLLSRLQFGITTAFHILFPTLTIGLAFYLVVTEFLWLRTKDEMYYRMYRFWVKVFAVHFAVGVVTGITLEFEFGTNFARFSQFVSNVFAPLLAYEGMTAFFLEAGFLGIMLFGWQRVPPLVHFLSTALVGAGATFSAFWIMSANAWMQTPTGFEIIDGKLLVTSFREAIFNPAFPTHLSHMLMASYETAAFAVAGISAWFLLRGEHTAFYRRSLGIALLMAALFAPLQVFIGDMKGLSTAEHQPAKLAAMEGHWETNTEGGAPLRLFAIPDMEAEKNHFEIAIPNALSLLITHSADGKVQGLKEFPKADRPNALITYWSFRVMVGIGFIFAGVMAWALLLWWRKRLFDCRLFLKALICIQPLGFIAVVMGWITTEVGRQPWVLYGLMRTSEGVSPIPAGNVIWSLSVFLIFFAIIGTSYFYYILKILKNGPDLDSPIPPVQRPSGMRPTEDALKEA